In Helianthus annuus cultivar XRQ/B chromosome 9, HanXRQr2.0-SUNRISE, whole genome shotgun sequence, the following are encoded in one genomic region:
- the LOC110878243 gene encoding phosphoglycerate mutase-like protein has translation MHHVHCTRLIQPDQRLARRHDLQPSESTYLLSRSRAAPRPLHQVDNLRKHVHASRLIKNIELVVVSPLLRTMQTAVGAFGGEATAVGIDVPPLMAENMGNSNRPAISSLNCPPFIAVELCREDMGIHPCDRRRSISEYKSMFPAIDFSLNMKRGQKLPSSDKLSCGRCFSIHNRSVNQIVV, from the exons ATGCACCACGTCCACTGCACCAG ATTGATTCAACCCGACCAGAGGCTCGCTCGCCGCCACGACTTGCAGCCTTCGGAGTCAACTTACCTCCTCAGCCGCTCGCGCGCCGCACCTCGTCCGCTGCACCAG GTAGATAATCTTCGGAAGCATGTTCATGCGTCTAGACTTATCAAAAATATCGAATTGGTGGTCGTTTCACCTTTGCTCAG GACTATGCAAACAGCAGTTGGTGCTTTTGGAGGTGAAGCTACTGCTGTTGGGATTGATGTGCCTCCACTGATGGCAGAAAATATGGGCAACAGTAATCGTCCTGCAATTTCAAGCCTAAATTGTCCTCCCTTCATTGCTGTGGAGCTTTGTCGAGAGGATATG GGCATTCATCCTTGTGATCGGAGGAGAAGTATAAGTGAATACAAATCCATGTTCCCAGCAATTGATTTTTCTTTG AATATGAAGAGAGGCCAGAAACTACCATCTTCCGACAAGTTAAGTTGCGGCAGGTGCTTTTCGATACATAACAGGTCCGTGAATCAAATTGTAGTTTAG